A part of Felis catus isolate Fca126 chromosome X unlocalized genomic scaffold, F.catus_Fca126_mat1.0 chrX_random_Un_scaffold_72, whole genome shotgun sequence genomic DNA contains:
- the LOC105259665 gene encoding nuclear RNA export factor 3-like isoform X2 encodes MGHNNTGNSLQRRARCSGIYRRRHNNWSGHVRSGIGSSSHQQQDGDPATNDSRMSTRGRYAPYAIPSCHWRGSFQIQDQTQANMEGEQKRPETRMEGERQDETSRSWFKITFHYEKMQAQFFVENAGIAFALKSVNGKIWNENNEMISIFVHPSDAPQCVQKELKPENVDQIKVMQTQDQL; translated from the exons ATGG GGCATAATAACACAGGTAACTCCTTACAAAGAAGAGCAAGATGCTCGGGTATTTACCGACGGAGGCATAACAATTGGTCTGGGCATGTCCGTTCTGGCATTGGTTCTTCCTCCCACCAGCAGCAAGATGGAGATCCAGCAACAAATGACAGTCGCATGAGCACCCGAGGAAGATA TGCTCCCTATGCCATTCCATCCTGTCATTGGAGAGGCAGTTTTCAGATACAAGACCAAACGCAAGCTAACATGGAGGGAGAGCAAAAGCGTCCAGAGACAAGaatggagggggagaggcaggatgAGACCTCCAGGAGCTGGTTCAAGATCACA TTTCACTATGAGAAAATGCAGGCCCAGTTCTTTGTTGAGAATGCTGGCATTGCCTTCGCATTGAAGAGTGTCAACGGCAAGATCTGGAATGAGAATAATGAAATG ATATCTATCTTTGTCCACCCCTCTGATGCACCCCAGTGTGTGCAGAAGGAGCTGAAGCCAGAAAATGTGGATCAGATAAAGGTAATGCAGACCCAAGACCAGCTGTGA
- the LOC105259665 gene encoding nuclear RNA export factor 3-like isoform X1, translating to MGHNNTGNSLQRRARCSGIYRRRHNNWSGHVRSGIGSSSHQQQDGDPATNDSRMSTRGRYAPYAIPSCHWRGSFQIQDQTQANMEGEQKRPETRMEGERQDETSRSWFKITIPFGIRYDEKWLLNLIQKQCSVPFTPVEFHYEKMQAQFFVENAGIAFALKSVNGKIWNENNEMISIFVHPSDAPQCVQKELKPENVDQIKVMQTQDQL from the exons ATGG GGCATAATAACACAGGTAACTCCTTACAAAGAAGAGCAAGATGCTCGGGTATTTACCGACGGAGGCATAACAATTGGTCTGGGCATGTCCGTTCTGGCATTGGTTCTTCCTCCCACCAGCAGCAAGATGGAGATCCAGCAACAAATGACAGTCGCATGAGCACCCGAGGAAGATA TGCTCCCTATGCCATTCCATCCTGTCATTGGAGAGGCAGTTTTCAGATACAAGACCAAACGCAAGCTAACATGGAGGGAGAGCAAAAGCGTCCAGAGACAAGaatggagggggagaggcaggatgAGACCTCCAGGAGCTGGTTCAAGATCACA ATTCCATTTGGCATCAGATATGATGAGAAGTGGCTGCTGAATCTGATTCAGAAGCAATGCAGTGTCCCCTTCACCCCAGTGGAA TTTCACTATGAGAAAATGCAGGCCCAGTTCTTTGTTGAGAATGCTGGCATTGCCTTCGCATTGAAGAGTGTCAACGGCAAGATCTGGAATGAGAATAATGAAATG ATATCTATCTTTGTCCACCCCTCTGATGCACCCCAGTGTGTGCAGAAGGAGCTGAAGCCAGAAAATGTGGATCAGATAAAGGTAATGCAGACCCAAGACCAGCTGTGA